Proteins co-encoded in one Uloborus diversus isolate 005 chromosome 9, Udiv.v.3.1, whole genome shotgun sequence genomic window:
- the LOC129229519 gene encoding ankyrin repeat and protein kinase domain-containing protein 1-like isoform X1, giving the protein MNSVAEDTRAGHPPSTSCKNSENSEEPPRKILKVSSNACKIAYDAELHDAVKRNDISSVRAILLRQQSSVEAGDYNGNTALHIAAYSDNKEIVQMLLTAGASTRIQNDLNQTPLHLALRWNKNCAAEVLVNWDAGEAPNDLQDDRGRTPLYFAVIEGHTEIVKKLVAAGANTCLSDAAGRTPLHVAIYYRKEDAANALIECGAVNDLQNKDGRSPLHFAISEGYVEICKKLLAAGCNVRLQDHRGSSPLHLALNRRDDTVAMVLVDVDSENDLQDVDGFTPLHLASKRGFIPIVQKLLSARANRYLKDNKGRTPLHIALERENELVVEILIDSVADNEIQCEDQKPLLHFAARMKWASVVRKLLFCDVHPHTKDSEGVYPLKSALKYKSKEIVKMILSVCSLKGIAINWEELDLTPDESEPCIKLLSKYDAETQRMKSTMIPGTSVSFHDLAKRFISTVAQYLSNELIQKILSSDNTIEEFPNYAELIAFKMEKAKHRKILTDQFLKNFDLLSRKLPSIPTLCVNIIILFLSNQDMQNFVEAFKFKP; this is encoded by the exons ATGAACTCT GTAGCTGAGGACACAAGAGCTGGCCATCCCCCTTCCACATCATGTAAAAACTCTGAAAATTCTGAAGAACCTCCAAG aaaaattcttaaagtgTCAAGCAATGCATGCAAAATTGCATACGATGCAGAACTACACGATGCAGTTAAAAGAAATGACATAAGCTCTGTTCGTGCTATTCTGCTGCGCCAGCAAAGTTCAGTTGAAGCAGGAGACTATAATGGTAACACTGCCTTACACATAGCTGCATACTCAGACAATAAAGAAATTGTTCAGATGTTACTTACCGCAGGAGCAAGTACCAGAATTCAAAATGATTTAAACCAAACGCCTCTTCATTTGGCTCTTCGTTGGAATAAAAATTGTGCTGCTGAAGTACTTGTGAATTGGGATGCAGGTGAGGCGCCGAATGACCTTCAAGATGATCGTGGAAGGACTCCTTTATATTTTGCAGTAATTGAAGGACATACAGAGATAGTGAAGAAACTAGTAGCTGCAGGTGCAAACACCTGCCTCTCCGATGCAGCGGGACGGACACCTTTACATGTTGCTATATACTATAGAAAAGAGGATGCAGCAAATGCCCTTATTGAGTGTGGTGCAGTAAACGATCTTCAGAACAAAGATGGAAGAAGTCCTTTGCATTTCGCTATATCGGAAGGATATGTGGAAATATGCAAGAAGCTGCTTGCTGCTGGTTGCAATGTCCGTCTTCAAGACCACAGAGGCTCTTCACCCCTCCACCTTGCTCTTAATAGGAGAGATGACACCGTAGCTATGGTCCTTGTGGACGTCGACAGCGAAAACGACCTCCAGGACGTTGACGGCTTTACTCCCTTGCACTTAGCTTCAAAAAGAGGATTTATTCCAATAGTCCAGAAATTGCTGTCTGCACGTGCCAATCGCTATCTGAAAGATAATAAAGGTCGTACTCCCTTGCACATAGCCTTAGAGCGCGAAAATGAACTGGTAGTTGAAATTCTTATTGATTCAGTTGCTGACAATGAAATTCAATGTGAAGATCAGAAACCTCTCTTGCATTTTGCTGCAAGGATGAAATGGGCAAGTGTTGTGAGAAAGTTATTGTTTTGTGATGTACACCCACACACTAAAGATAGTGAGGGAGTATATCCTCTTAAAAGTGCTCTGAAGTACAAAAGTAAGGAAATTGTGAAAATGATCCTTTCAGTATGTTCCTTGAAAGGCATTGCAATTAACTGGGAGGAGCTAGATCTTACACCGGATGAAAGCGAGCCTTGCATCAAACTACTGTCTAAATATGACGCTGAGACCCAGCGGATGAAAAGCACAATGATTCCTGGAACTAGCGTCTCATTCCATGACCTTGCAAAGAGATTCATAAGCACAGTGGCACAGTATCTCAGCAATGAACTTATccaaaaaattttaagctctgaTAACAcaattgaagaatttccaaactaTGCCGAGCTGATTgcttttaaaatggaaaaagccaAACACAGAAAAATCTTGACTGATCAGTTTCTAAAGAACTTTGATCTCTTGTCCAGAAAGCTACCTTCTATACCCACATTGTGCGTCAACATTATAATACTCTTCTTGAGTAATCAAGATATGCAAAATTTTGTAGAAGCTTTCAAATTCAAGCCTTAA
- the LOC129229519 gene encoding ankyrin repeat and protein kinase domain-containing protein 1-like isoform X2, with product MNSVTEDTRAGHPPSTSCKNSENSEEPPRKILKVSSNACKIAYDAELHDAVKRNDISSVRAILLRQQSSVEAGDYNGNTALHIAAYSDNKEIVQMLLTAGASTRIQNDLNQTPLHLALRWNKNCAAEVLVNWDAGEAPNDLQDDRGRTPLYFAVIEGHTEIVKKLVAAGANTCLSDAAGRTPLHVAIYYRKEDAANALIECGAVNDLQNKDGRSPLHFAISEGYVEICKKLLAAGCNVRLQDHRGSSPLHLALNRRDDTVAMVLVDVDSENDLQDVDGFTPLHLASKRGFIPIVQKLLSARANRYLKDNKGRTPLHIALERENELVVEILIDSVADNEIQCEDQKPLLHFAARMKWASVVRKLLFCDVHPHTKDSEGVYPLKSALKYKSKEIVKMILSVCSLKGIAINWEELDLTPDESEPCIKLLSKYDAETQRMKSTMIPGTSVSFHDLAKRFISTVAQYLSNELIQKILSSDNTIEEFPNYAELIAFKMEKAKHRKILTDQFLKNFDLLSRKLPSIPTLCVNIIILFLSNQDMQNFVEAFKFKP from the exons ATGAACTCTGTAA CTGAGGACACAAGAGCTGGCCATCCCCCTTCCACATCATGTAAAAACTCTGAAAATTCTGAAGAACCTCCAAG aaaaattcttaaagtgTCAAGCAATGCATGCAAAATTGCATACGATGCAGAACTACACGATGCAGTTAAAAGAAATGACATAAGCTCTGTTCGTGCTATTCTGCTGCGCCAGCAAAGTTCAGTTGAAGCAGGAGACTATAATGGTAACACTGCCTTACACATAGCTGCATACTCAGACAATAAAGAAATTGTTCAGATGTTACTTACCGCAGGAGCAAGTACCAGAATTCAAAATGATTTAAACCAAACGCCTCTTCATTTGGCTCTTCGTTGGAATAAAAATTGTGCTGCTGAAGTACTTGTGAATTGGGATGCAGGTGAGGCGCCGAATGACCTTCAAGATGATCGTGGAAGGACTCCTTTATATTTTGCAGTAATTGAAGGACATACAGAGATAGTGAAGAAACTAGTAGCTGCAGGTGCAAACACCTGCCTCTCCGATGCAGCGGGACGGACACCTTTACATGTTGCTATATACTATAGAAAAGAGGATGCAGCAAATGCCCTTATTGAGTGTGGTGCAGTAAACGATCTTCAGAACAAAGATGGAAGAAGTCCTTTGCATTTCGCTATATCGGAAGGATATGTGGAAATATGCAAGAAGCTGCTTGCTGCTGGTTGCAATGTCCGTCTTCAAGACCACAGAGGCTCTTCACCCCTCCACCTTGCTCTTAATAGGAGAGATGACACCGTAGCTATGGTCCTTGTGGACGTCGACAGCGAAAACGACCTCCAGGACGTTGACGGCTTTACTCCCTTGCACTTAGCTTCAAAAAGAGGATTTATTCCAATAGTCCAGAAATTGCTGTCTGCACGTGCCAATCGCTATCTGAAAGATAATAAAGGTCGTACTCCCTTGCACATAGCCTTAGAGCGCGAAAATGAACTGGTAGTTGAAATTCTTATTGATTCAGTTGCTGACAATGAAATTCAATGTGAAGATCAGAAACCTCTCTTGCATTTTGCTGCAAGGATGAAATGGGCAAGTGTTGTGAGAAAGTTATTGTTTTGTGATGTACACCCACACACTAAAGATAGTGAGGGAGTATATCCTCTTAAAAGTGCTCTGAAGTACAAAAGTAAGGAAATTGTGAAAATGATCCTTTCAGTATGTTCCTTGAAAGGCATTGCAATTAACTGGGAGGAGCTAGATCTTACACCGGATGAAAGCGAGCCTTGCATCAAACTACTGTCTAAATATGACGCTGAGACCCAGCGGATGAAAAGCACAATGATTCCTGGAACTAGCGTCTCATTCCATGACCTTGCAAAGAGATTCATAAGCACAGTGGCACAGTATCTCAGCAATGAACTTATccaaaaaattttaagctctgaTAACAcaattgaagaatttccaaactaTGCCGAGCTGATTgcttttaaaatggaaaaagccaAACACAGAAAAATCTTGACTGATCAGTTTCTAAAGAACTTTGATCTCTTGTCCAGAAAGCTACCTTCTATACCCACATTGTGCGTCAACATTATAATACTCTTCTTGAGTAATCAAGATATGCAAAATTTTGTAGAAGCTTTCAAATTCAAGCCTTAA
- the LOC129229519 gene encoding 85/88 kDa calcium-independent phospholipase A2-like isoform X3 translates to MLLTAGASTRIQNDLNQTPLHLALRWNKNCAAEVLVNWDAGEAPNDLQDDRGRTPLYFAVIEGHTEIVKKLVAAGANTCLSDAAGRTPLHVAIYYRKEDAANALIECGAVNDLQNKDGRSPLHFAISEGYVEICKKLLAAGCNVRLQDHRGSSPLHLALNRRDDTVAMVLVDVDSENDLQDVDGFTPLHLASKRGFIPIVQKLLSARANRYLKDNKGRTPLHIALERENELVVEILIDSVADNEIQCEDQKPLLHFAARMKWASVVRKLLFCDVHPHTKDSEGVYPLKSALKYKSKEIVKMILSVCSLKGIAINWEELDLTPDESEPCIKLLSKYDAETQRMKSTMIPGTSVSFHDLAKRFISTVAQYLSNELIQKILSSDNTIEEFPNYAELIAFKMEKAKHRKILTDQFLKNFDLLSRKLPSIPTLCVNIIILFLSNQDMQNFVEAFKFKP, encoded by the coding sequence ATGTTACTTACCGCAGGAGCAAGTACCAGAATTCAAAATGATTTAAACCAAACGCCTCTTCATTTGGCTCTTCGTTGGAATAAAAATTGTGCTGCTGAAGTACTTGTGAATTGGGATGCAGGTGAGGCGCCGAATGACCTTCAAGATGATCGTGGAAGGACTCCTTTATATTTTGCAGTAATTGAAGGACATACAGAGATAGTGAAGAAACTAGTAGCTGCAGGTGCAAACACCTGCCTCTCCGATGCAGCGGGACGGACACCTTTACATGTTGCTATATACTATAGAAAAGAGGATGCAGCAAATGCCCTTATTGAGTGTGGTGCAGTAAACGATCTTCAGAACAAAGATGGAAGAAGTCCTTTGCATTTCGCTATATCGGAAGGATATGTGGAAATATGCAAGAAGCTGCTTGCTGCTGGTTGCAATGTCCGTCTTCAAGACCACAGAGGCTCTTCACCCCTCCACCTTGCTCTTAATAGGAGAGATGACACCGTAGCTATGGTCCTTGTGGACGTCGACAGCGAAAACGACCTCCAGGACGTTGACGGCTTTACTCCCTTGCACTTAGCTTCAAAAAGAGGATTTATTCCAATAGTCCAGAAATTGCTGTCTGCACGTGCCAATCGCTATCTGAAAGATAATAAAGGTCGTACTCCCTTGCACATAGCCTTAGAGCGCGAAAATGAACTGGTAGTTGAAATTCTTATTGATTCAGTTGCTGACAATGAAATTCAATGTGAAGATCAGAAACCTCTCTTGCATTTTGCTGCAAGGATGAAATGGGCAAGTGTTGTGAGAAAGTTATTGTTTTGTGATGTACACCCACACACTAAAGATAGTGAGGGAGTATATCCTCTTAAAAGTGCTCTGAAGTACAAAAGTAAGGAAATTGTGAAAATGATCCTTTCAGTATGTTCCTTGAAAGGCATTGCAATTAACTGGGAGGAGCTAGATCTTACACCGGATGAAAGCGAGCCTTGCATCAAACTACTGTCTAAATATGACGCTGAGACCCAGCGGATGAAAAGCACAATGATTCCTGGAACTAGCGTCTCATTCCATGACCTTGCAAAGAGATTCATAAGCACAGTGGCACAGTATCTCAGCAATGAACTTATccaaaaaattttaagctctgaTAACAcaattgaagaatttccaaactaTGCCGAGCTGATTgcttttaaaatggaaaaagccaAACACAGAAAAATCTTGACTGATCAGTTTCTAAAGAACTTTGATCTCTTGTCCAGAAAGCTACCTTCTATACCCACATTGTGCGTCAACATTATAATACTCTTCTTGAGTAATCAAGATATGCAAAATTTTGTAGAAGCTTTCAAATTCAAGCCTTAA